In the genome of Desulfonatronum thiosulfatophilum, the window CTATTTATCGTCGGCAAGGCCATAGCGCCGGGTGCGGTAAACCGACACCAGAAGCAGGACGGACCCGATGCTGATGGCCACGTCGGCAACGTTGAACGCCGGCCAATGATATTGGCCGATATAAAAATCCAGAAAGTCGATCACTTCGCCAAGCCGGATTCTATCCACCAGATTGCCCAATGCGCCGCCCAGAATCAATCCCAGGGCGGTAAACAGGACCTTGTCTTCCCGGGGAACCGTGCGCAACAGATGCAGGATCAGGACAACAGCCAGGGCGGTGACGGCCATGAAAAAATACGGTCGCCACGCGACATCCAGATCGTGCAGAAAACCGAAGGCCGCCCCCTTGTTCATCACGTGCACCAGGTTGAAGAAACCGGGGATGACGGGCTTGGATGACCAAAGGGGCAGCGTGGCCGCCACCCAGAGCTTGGTGATCTGGTCCAGCACCAGCACGCCCAGGGCCAGGAAGGAAACAATGCGATACCGAAGCTGCATCTTACCGGCCCTCCAAAGCTGCCTGACAACGGGGGCAGACCTCGCTGGGGCCGATAAAGGGCATCGTCATATCCTCGCCAGTTCCAGCCCCTGGCGCAAGCTCCTCGCTGAACACCCAGCAGCGGGGACATTTTTCGCCGGGCGCGGACGCCACTCCAATGCGCAATCCGCTGACGTCCTGGCTGATGAATGCGTCTCCGGGAGCATCGCTCTCCGGTTTCACCGTCACCTTGGACACGATGAACACCTCCCGCAACATTGAAGACATGGACCGCAGCACCTCCAGCAGGTCCTCATGGGCGTAGAGGATCACTTCCGTGGCCAGAGAATGCCCGACAACGCCGGATTTGCGGACCGGCTCGATGGCCTTGGTCACCTCCGCGCGAACCTGGACTACCGTTTCCCAGGCCTGGCGCTCCTCGGAGGACATTTTTCCCGCTGCATCAGCCTGAAAACGCAAACCGAACACGCTGGAGGAGCCCGCACGGTATTCTTCCGGCAGGTGCTGGTAGACTTCTTCCGCGGTGAAACTCAGGACCGGGGCCATGTCCGCCAGCAAT includes:
- the lspA gene encoding signal peptidase II, with translation MQLRYRIVSFLALGVLVLDQITKLWVAATLPLWSSKPVIPGFFNLVHVMNKGAAFGFLHDLDVAWRPYFFMAVTALAVVLILHLLRTVPREDKVLFTALGLILGGALGNLVDRIRLGEVIDFLDFYIGQYHWPAFNVADVAISIGSVLLLVSVYRTRRYGLADDK